Below is a window of Tissierellales bacterium DNA.
TCCCAACCTAATTCTTCCAGCATTTAAAATAGTATTATAGGTACCATGAACTATTCCTTGTGGTCCTATATACATCCAACCTCCTGCTGTCATTTGACCATAGTTTGCCACTCCCATTGCTTGAGCTTTAATCCAGTTTTCTTGATCGTCAAACATTCCTACCATTAAAGCATTAGTTATTATAACTCTTGGACTATTTGGATGGGATTTAAAAAGTCCTAAAGGATGACCAGAAGCTATAACCAATGTTTGCTCTTCTGTTAATTCTTCTAAGTATTTTTTTATAAGTCTATACTGCATCCAGTTTTGGCATACTTGCCCTGTTTCACCATAGGTTACTAGTTCATATGGATATAAAGCTACATCAAAATCTAAATTATTATCAATCATCACTTGAAAAGCTTTACCTTCAATACATCTCCCTTTGTATTCATCAATGGATTTTCCTTTTATTCTTCCTTCTGGTCTAAATCGATATCCATAAATCCTTCCTCCAGTTAATAACTCATCTAAAAATTCAGGAGCTAGAGTTTCATGTAATTCTTCAGGTATATAACGTAATGCATTCTTAAGAGCTATTTCTATTTCTCTTTGATTCAAGTTTAATTCTCTTTTTGGTGCCCTTCTTATACCTTCTACAAACTCTGGCATAGAAGGTAGTTCATTATTAAGCTTAATTGTCATAGCTTTTGAAATATTAATATTATCAGCCATATAAACTCCTCCTTTTTAGTTTAATTTACCTATATCATTTTCAATACTTTCTAAAATAGTATTGTTTTTAAGAATTTCTTCACATTTATTTATTTCTTTATACATTATTTTATCATGTTCTATTTTTTCAATTTCTTCCCTAACTATATTATAAGCTATTTTTGTTCCTTTTCCTAATCCCTTATTGCCTTGTAGGTCAATTCCTTGACATGCAGTCAATATTTCCATTGCTAAAACTTTTCGGGTATTATCTAGAATATTCCTAGCTTTCCTTGCTGCAATAGTACCCATTGATACATGATCTTCTTGATTAGCTGAAGAAGGTATAGAATCAACACTAGCTGGATGGGCTAAAACTTTATTTTCTGAAACTAAAGATGCAGCAGCATATTGTACAATCATAAATCCAGAATTTAATCCACCATTTTCTACAAGAAAAGCTGGTAAGCCACTCAATGAAGGATTTACTAACCTTTCCAGCCTTCTTTCAGATATATTAGCTAGTTCTGCTAAACTTATACCTAAAAAGTCAAAACTTAAAGCCATTGGTTGACCATGAAAATTACCACCAGATATTACTTCTTCTTCATCTTTAAAAATAAGTGGATTATCAGTAGCAGCATTAATTTCAATATTTACCTTTTCGGCTACATAATCAATTGCATCCTTGCTTGCTCCATGAACTTGAGGAATACATCGCAAAGAATAAGCATCTTGTACTCGTATTTCTCCTTGGGTAGTTGTCATATTGCTATCTTTTAATAGTTTTAATAAGTTTTTAGCTGTATCTATTTGTCCCCTGTGCGGCCTTACGTTATGAACTTTTTCATCATAGGCTGTTACTATACCTTTTAGTCCCTCTATTGTTAAAGCAGCAGCTACATCAGCAGTCTTACCCAGGATCATACTATCATATATAGTAAGTGCACCTATGGAAGTCATTACTTGAGTACCATTAATAAGGGCTAATCCTTCTTTAGAAGTAAGAACTACTGGTGAAATTTCAGCAAGTTTCATAGCTTCTTTTCCAGATATTCTTTTTCCTTCATAAAAAGCCTCTCCCTCACCTAACATCACAAGTACCATATGGGCTAATGGAGCTAAATCTCCACTAGAACCTAATGAGCCTTTTTCTGGTATTACTGGATGTACACCTTTGTTCAACATATCCATTAAAGTTTCAAGGGTGGATAACCTTATTCCGGAAAAACCTTTGGCCAAAGCATTAGCCCTAAGAAGCATAACCCCCCTAACAACTTCCTCATCAAGAGCTTCCCCTACTCCACAAGCATGACTTATTATAAGGTTCTTTTGTAAAGTTTCTGTCTCATCCTTAGTAATAAATACATCACTAAATTTACCAAATCCAGTAGTAATACCATAGACTATCTTTTCATTATTAACCCATTCATCAACTAAACCTCTAGAGCTTTTTATTTTAGTTGTTGCCCTTTTTGACAATTCTACTTTGTAATTCTTTCTTACAACGTTTATAAATTGTTCAATAGATAATTGGTTTCCATCTATTATAACTTTATTCATCACATTACCTCCCTATATATCCTAGAGTTTAATTATATGGTACTTTATCTTACTAAAGCGCATGAAAAATCCACAGCTACATTAACTGTGGATTTTTTTTTAAATTATTTGATTTTATTTGAGTATAAAATCTTTTTTTCATAATCTCCTCACTTCTATATAAAGCATAGTATTTACTTTCAATAGTGAATTTTATATAAATATAGAAACTACGAAAGACAAAGCGATATCAATAATACCAACTATAATAAAGATTTTACATAATGAATTATAAATGCTTTGTTTGTATTGCCAGATTTCTAACCTTTTTTTATCTCTAAAATTTGTTTTCTTGGCTATCTTCTTGCCTTTCCCTTTTAATTTCCTTCCTATTCTTCTCTTTAAAACATAATTAAAAATCTGAAATATTACGCCAATACCTAAGAAAAACGTAGCAATTGCAAATAAATTGTTGCTAAGTCTAAAAATTAAATAGTCTTCTCCCTTAATAATAAAGGAAATCAAAAATACTAAAAATATATTAATACCAAATAGTATACCAAAAGCCTTAAGATTCTTAGATTTTATTTTTCCCACAGCTTTCCCTCTTTACTATCCGTATTGGCAAATTTATTTGGGGTTCTTCTATTTCTTCTCCCTCTATTTTTTTAATAATCCGTCTAATGGAAACAGCTCCAATATCATATCCCGGTTCTTTAACTGTAGTTAATTTAGGCCTGTAAATAGAAGAAATTTTTATATCACCATAGCCAACTACTGTAATATCCTTTGGTACTTTTATACCTTGATCATATAAATAATTCATTACTCCTATAGCAACCTCATCTTGCCCACAAAATATGGCTGACATTTTCTCTTCTTTTAGTTGTTTTAAAACCTTTTCCCCTATATTATATCCATCTTCAATAGTAAATCCTTCGGCCTCTAAGATTATACTATTTTCTATTTCCAATTCTTTTAGCGCATTTTCATAGCCTTCTATCTTCGATTTCTCAATAGAGTTTTCATCTATAGACGCAGTAATATACATAATATCCCTATGACCTGCTTCTAACAAATATTTAGTCATTTCATAACTTGCCTCTACGCTATCAATAGACACTGTTGGTAATTCTTTAACATTTAAATATCTATTCAAATATATATAAGGAAGTTTATAGGATTTTAAAAGTTCAATAGCTTCATTATTCATTTTTTCAGATACTAAAATTATTCCTTCTGTCTGTTTTCCCGTTAACAAATTTATAAATTTAAGCTCTGATTTTCTATCTCCATAACTACTACATAATATAATATCATAGTCATACATTCTGCCTACTTCTTCAATACCACGAACTATCTCAGCTACATAAGGGTTGCCTATGTCGGTAACTATGATACCAATTAAATATGACCTTTTAGTTACTAATGTTCTAGCTACTTCATTAGGTTTATAACCTAATTTTTCAATTGCATCTAGAACTTTCTTTCTAGCCTCAGAACTGACAGGTTTTGAATCATTTATTACCCTGGATACTGTAGATATAGATACTCCAGCTACTTTTGCTACATCTTTTATTGTTGCCGGCATTTTTATCCTCCTCGTTTACTTATAACTCATTATACATTTTCAATTTATTATATCATATTTTTCACAATATGTATAATAACAACACCATATTCATCTATGTTAAATCAACCTTTTATCTTGTTAATAAATTTATGTAAACCTTTATCTATTATCAATCATTTTTATCTTAATTATTCCTTTTTTAACTATCTCAATCTTTTTTCATAGCATTATATAGGGATTCCAAACTCTCACTTAAAAATTTCATTTCTTCTTCCTCAAATCCCTCAAGTTCCCTCCCTAAAAATTCCCTTCTTTTTTGCACTACTTTATCAACTATCTCATATCCTAATGGTAAAACTTCAATTCTAACTACCCTCTTATCTTTTTCATCTTTTTTTCTTACGACTAATTTATTTTTTTCCATTCTATCTATTAAATCAGTAATTGTACTACAAGCTAAAGACGTTTTACGACTTAATTCACCTATTGTTAATTCTCCATTTCCTATTAATATTTGAAGAGCTGTAAATTGGGAGCCTGTAATGTTAAAATCCTTTAAAATTTCTCTCCCTTTAAGCCGTATTATATAATCGTTCTTTCTTAAATACCTTTCAATCTTTATAACATCTTCCCATGTTCCTTTGTTTTTCAAATAAATCTCCTCCAAATTTTTTCTTGTAATTGAATTTTATAGTTTATCATAAATAAAGTCAATTACCTATATTTTTTGTAACTTTTCAAGTATACTGTAGACAAAAAAGGATTTATTCCCTTTATATAGAATATTATATCCAAATATGATATTATATCCTTGTGCCAGTATTTAAAATCAAAAGAAAAGAGGAGTAGTTTATGAAAAGTAAACGTATCTCTATAGTTATCGTTCCTGATATTGAGAAAGTAAAAAGGTTATCAATACCTAAATGGCTACCAAAGACTATTCTCGGCTTTCTAGCTTGTCTTCTTT
It encodes the following:
- a CDS encoding urocanate hydratase; protein product: MADNINISKAMTIKLNNELPSMPEFVEGIRRAPKRELNLNQREIEIALKNALRYIPEELHETLAPEFLDELLTGGRIYGYRFRPEGRIKGKSIDEYKGRCIEGKAFQVMIDNNLDFDVALYPYELVTYGETGQVCQNWMQYRLIKKYLEELTEEQTLVIASGHPLGLFKSHPNSPRVIITNALMVGMFDDQENWIKAQAMGVANYGQMTAGGWMYIGPQGIVHGTYNTILNAGRIRLG
- the hutH gene encoding histidine ammonia-lyase, which encodes MNKVIIDGNQLSIEQFINVVRKNYKVELSKRATTKIKSSRGLVDEWVNNEKIVYGITTGFGKFSDVFITKDETETLQKNLIISHACGVGEALDEEVVRGVMLLRANALAKGFSGIRLSTLETLMDMLNKGVHPVIPEKGSLGSSGDLAPLAHMVLVMLGEGEAFYEGKRISGKEAMKLAEISPVVLTSKEGLALINGTQVMTSIGALTIYDSMILGKTADVAAALTIEGLKGIVTAYDEKVHNVRPHRGQIDTAKNLLKLLKDSNMTTTQGEIRVQDAYSLRCIPQVHGASKDAIDYVAEKVNIEINAATDNPLIFKDEEEVISGGNFHGQPMALSFDFLGISLAELANISERRLERLVNPSLSGLPAFLVENGGLNSGFMIVQYAAASLVSENKVLAHPASVDSIPSSANQEDHVSMGTIAARKARNILDNTRKVLAMEILTACQGIDLQGNKGLGKGTKIAYNIVREEIEKIEHDKIMYKEINKCEEILKNNTILESIENDIGKLN
- a CDS encoding LacI family DNA-binding transcriptional regulator, producing MPATIKDVAKVAGVSISTVSRVINDSKPVSSEARKKVLDAIEKLGYKPNEVARTLVTKRSYLIGIIVTDIGNPYVAEIVRGIEEVGRMYDYDIILCSSYGDRKSELKFINLLTGKQTEGIILVSEKMNNEAIELLKSYKLPYIYLNRYLNVKELPTVSIDSVEASYEMTKYLLEAGHRDIMYITASIDENSIEKSKIEGYENALKELEIENSIILEAEGFTIEDGYNIGEKVLKQLKEEKMSAIFCGQDEVAIGVMNYLYDQGIKVPKDITVVGYGDIKISSIYRPKLTTVKEPGYDIGAVSIRRIIKKIEGEEIEEPQINLPIRIVKRESCGKNKI
- a CDS encoding MarR family transcriptional regulator, yielding MKNKGTWEDVIKIERYLRKNDYIIRLKGREILKDFNITGSQFTALQILIGNGELTIGELSRKTSLACSTITDLIDRMEKNKLVVRKKDEKDKRVVRIEVLPLGYEIVDKVVQKRREFLGRELEGFEEEEMKFLSESLESLYNAMKKD